The Felis catus isolate Fca126 chromosome X, F.catus_Fca126_mat1.0, whole genome shotgun sequence genome includes a region encoding these proteins:
- the BRS3 gene encoding bombesin receptor subtype-3: MSQRQLQSPNQTLIPITNDTDSSSSVVPNDTTNKGRTGDNSPGIEALCAIYITYAVIISVGILGNAILIKVFFKTKSMQTVPNIFITSLAFGDLLLLLTCVPVDATHYLAEGWLFGRIGCKVLSFIRLTSVGVSVFTLTILSADRYKAVVKPLERQPSNAILKTCAKAGCVWIVSMIIALPEAIFSNVYTFQDPNKNMSLEACTSYPVSEKLMQEIHSLLCFLVFYIIPLSIISVYYSLIARTLYKSTLNIPTEEQSHARKQIESRKRIAKTVLVLVALFALCWLPNHLLYLYHSFTYQTYVDPSAIHFIVTIFSRVLAFSNSCVNPFALYWLSKTFQRHFKAQLFCCKAGPPDPPPAETPLNNLAVMGRVPGATSTQVSEISVTLFTGCSAKKEDDRV; the protein is encoded by the exons atgtctcaaagaCAGCTTCAGTCACCTAATCAGACTTTAATTCCAATCACAAATGACACAGACTCATCAAGCTCTGTCGTTCCTAATGATACCACAAATAAAGGACGGACCGGAGACAACTCTCCAGGAATAGAAGCTTTGTGTGCTATCTACATCACTTATGCTGTGATCATTTCAGTGGGCATCCTTGGAAATGCTATTCTCATCAAAGTCTTTTTCAAGACTAAATCCATGCAAACAGttccaaatattttcatcaccagCCTGGCTTTTGGAGATCTTTTACTTCTGCTAACTTGTGTGCCGGTGGATGCAACACACTACCTTGCGGAAGGATGGCTGTTCGGAAGAATTGGCTGTAAGGTGCTTTCTTTCATCCGGCTCACTTCTGTCGGTGTATCAGTGTTCACGTTAACAATTCTCAGCGCTGACAG ATACAAGGCAGTTGTGAAGCCCCTAGAGCGACAGCCCTCCAATGCCATTCTGAAGACCTGTGCCAAAGCTGGCTGCGTCTGGATCGTGTCCATGATCATTGCTCTACCAGAGGCTATATTTTCAAACGTGTATACTTTTCAAGATCCCAACAAAAATATGTCACTTGAAGCGTGTACCTCCTATCCTGTTTCCGAGAAGCTCATGCAAGAGATACATTCTCTGCTGTGCTTCTTGGTGTTCTACATTATCCCACTCTCAATTATCTCTGTCTATTATTCTCTGATTGCTAGGACCCTTTACAAAAGCACCCTGAACATACCTACTGAGGAACAAAGCCATGCCCGCAAGCAG ATTGAGTCCCGGAAGAGAATTGCCAAAACTGTTTTGGTGCTGGTGGCCCTGTTTGCTCTCTGCTGGTTGCCGAATCACCTCTTGTATCTCTACCACTCATTCACTTATCAAACCTACGTGGACCCCTCTGCCATTCATTTCATTGTCACCATTTTCTCTCGGGTTCTGGCTTTCAGCAATTCCTGTGTAAACCCCTTCGCTCTGTACTGGCTGAGCAAAACCTTCCAGCGGCATTTCAAAGCTCAGTTATTCTGTTGCAAGGCAGGGCCGCCCGACCCTCCTCCTGCCGAGACCCCTCTTAACAACCTGGCAGTGATGGGAAGGGTCCCCGGCGCTACAAGCACGCAGGTGTCTGAAATTAGCGTGACCTTGTTCACGGGGTGTAGTGCGAAGAAGGAAGATGACAGAGTCTag